A window from Macaca fascicularis isolate 582-1 chromosome 20, T2T-MFA8v1.1 encodes these proteins:
- the CASKIN1 gene encoding caskin-1 isoform X2, translating to MGKEQELVQAVKAEDVGTAQRLLQRPRPGKAKLLGSTKKINVNFQDPDGFSALHHAALNGNTELISLLLEAQAAVDIKDNKGMRPLHYAAWQGRKEPMKLVLKAGSAVNIPSDEGHIPLHLAAQHGHYDVSEMLLQHQSNPCMVDNSGKTPLDLACEFGRVGVVQLLLSSNMCAALLEPRPGDATDPNGTSPLHLAAKNGHIDIIRLLLQAGIDINRQTKSGTALHEAALCGKTEVVRLLLDSGINAHVRNTYSQTALDIVHQFTTSQASREIKQLLREASAALQVRATKDYCNNYDLTSLNVKAGDIITVLEQHPDGRWKGCIHDNRTGNDRVGYFPSSLGEAIVKRAGSRAGTEPSLPQGSSSSGPSAPPEEIWVLRKPFAGGDRSGSISGVAGSRGSGGHTLHAGSEGIKLLATVLSQKSVSESSPGDSPAKPPEGSAGAARSQPPVAHTGQIYGEQPPKKLEPASEGKANLAVWLSMIGLAQYYKVLVDNGYENIDFITDITWEDLQEIGITKLGHQKKLMLAVRKLAELQKAEYAKYEGGPLRRKAPQSLEVMAIESPPPPEPTPADCQSPKMTTFQDSELSDELQAAMTGPAEVGTTAEKPSSHLPPTPRATTRQESSLSGRARHMSSSQELLGDGPPGPSSPMSRSQEYLLDEGPAPGTPPKEARPGRHGHSVKRASVPPVPGKPRQVLPPGTSHFTPPQTPTKTRPGSPQALGGPHGPAPATAKVKPTPQLLPPTERPMSPRSLPQSPTHRGFAYVLPQPVEGEVGPAAPGPAPPPVPTAVPTLCLPPEADAEPGRPKKRAHSLNRYAASDSEPERDELLVPTAAGPYATVQRRVGRSHSVRAPAGADKNVNRSQSFAVRPRKKGPPPPPPKRSSSALASANLADEPVPDAEPEDGLLGVRAQCRRASDLAGSVDTGSAGSVKSIAAMLELSSIGGGGRAARRPPEGHPTPRPASPEPGRVATVLASVKHKEAIGPGGEVVNRRRTLSGPVTGLLATARRGPGESADPGLFVEDGTGRQRPRGPSKGEAGVEGPPLARVEASATLKRRIRAKQNQQENVKFILTESDTVKRRPKAKEREAGPEPPPPLSVYQNGTGTVRRRPASEQAGPPELPPPPPPAEPPPTDLAHLPPLPPPEGEARKPAKPPVSPKPVLTQPMPKIQGSPTPTSKKVPLPGPGSPEVKRAHGTPPPVSPKPPPPPTAPKPAKVAAGLPSGSAGPSPAPSPARQPPAALAKPPGTPPSLGTSPVKPPSPGAPALHVPAKPPRAAAAAAAAPPAPTEGASPGDSARQKLEETSACLAAALQAVEEKIRQEDAQGPRDSAAEKSTGSILDDIGSMFDDLADQLDAMLE from the exons TCAACTTCCAGGACCCAGATGG CTTCTCGGCTCTGCACCACGCGGCCCTGAACGGCAACACGGAATTGATCAGCCTGCTGCTGGAGGCCCAGGCCGCTGTGGACATCAAGGACAACAAAG GCATGCGGCCGCTGCACTATGCGGCCTGGCAGGGCCGGAAGGAGCCCATGAAGCTGGTGCTGAAGGCGGGCTCGGCCGTGAACATCCCGTCTGATGAGGGCCACATCCCCCTGCACCTGGCAGCCCAGCATGGTCACTATGATGTG TCTGAGATGCTGCTACAGCACCAGTCTAACCCATGCATGGTGGACAACTCGGGGAAGACGCCCCTGGACCTGGCCTGCGAGTTCGGccgcgttggg GTGGTCCAGCTGCTCCTCAGCAGCAACATGTGTGCGGCGCTGCTGGAGCCCCGCCCGGGAGATGCCACCGACCCCAACGGCACCAGCCCTTTGCACCTCGCAGCCAAGAATGGCCACATCGACATCATCAG gctcctcctccaagCCGGCATCGACATTAACCGCCAGACCAAGTCCGGCACGGCCCTGCATGAGGCTGCGCTCTGCGGGAAGACAGAGGTGGTGCGGCTGCTGCTGGAT AGCGGGATCAATGCCCACGTGAGGAACACCTACAGCCAGACAGCCCTGGACATCGTGCACCAGTTCACCACATCCCAGGCCAGCAGGGAGATCAAGCAGCTGTTGCGAG AGGCCTCAGCGGCCCTGCAGGTCCGGGCGACCAAGGATTATTGCAACAATTACGACCTGACCAGCCTCAATGTGAAGGCGGGGGACATCATCACA GTCCTCGAGCAGCATCCAGATGGCCGGTGGAAGGGCTGTATCCATGACAACCGGACGGGTAATGACCGGGTGGGTTACTTCCCGTCCTCCTTGGGCGAGGCCATCGTCAAGCGAGCAG GTTCCCGAGCAGGCACTGAGCCAAGCCTGCCGCAGGGAAGCAGCTCATCGGGACCTTCTGCACCCCCAGAGGAGATCTGGGTGCTGAGGAAGCCTTTTGCAG GTGGGGACCGAAGCGGCAGCATTAGCGGCGTGGCTGGCAGCCGGGGCAGCGGGGGCCACACCCTACACGCGGGCTCTGAGGGTATCAAG CTCCTGGCAACAGTGCTTTCCCAGAAGTCCGTCTCCGAGTCCAGCCCAGGGGACAGCCCCGCCAAGCCTCCAGAAGGCTCTGCAG GTGCGGCCCGGTCCCAGCCTCCAGTGGCCCATACAGGGCAGATCTATGGGGAGCAGCCGCCCAAGAAGCTGGAGCCAGCATCGGAGGGCAAG GCTAACCTGGCCGTGTGGCTGTCCATGATCGGCCTGGCCCAGTACTACAAGGTGTTGGTGGACAATGGCTATGAGAACATCGATTTCATCACTGATATCACCTGGGAGGACCTGCAGGAGATCGGCATCACCAAGCTGG GACACCAGAAGAAGCTGATGCTGGCTGTGAGGAAGCTGGCAGAGCTGCAGAAGGCTGAATATGCCAAGTATGAGGGGGGCCCCCTGCGCCGGAAGGCGCCCCAGTCACTTGAAGTGATGGCCATTGAGTCTCCGCCCCCGCCTGAGCCCACACCGGCCGACTGCCAGTCCCCTAAAATGACCACCTTCCAGGACAGCGAGCTCAGTGATGAGCTGCAGGCTGCCATGACTGGCCCAGCTGAGGTGGGGACCACAGCTGAGAAGCCCTCCAGCCATCTGCCACCCACTCCGAGGGCCACCACACGGCAGGAGTCCAGCCTGAGTGGTCGGGCACGGCACATGAGCAGCTCACAGGAGCTGCTGGGCGACGGGCCCCCTGGGCCCAGCAGCCCCATGTCTCGAAGCCAGGAGTACCTGCTGGATGAAGGCCCGGCTCCCGGCACCCCGCCCaaggaggccaggccaggccgCCACGGTCACAGCGTCAAGAGGGCCAGCGTGCCCCCTGTGCCTGGCAAGCCACGGCAGGTCCTCCCACCAGGCACCAGCCACTTCACGCCCCCGCAGACTCCCACCAAAACCCGACCAGGCTCTCCCCAGGCCCTTGGGGGACCTCATGGTCCAGCCCCAGCTACAGCCAAGGTGAAGCCTACCCCGCAGCTGCTGCCGCCAACAGAGCGCCCCATGTCACCCCGctccctgcctcagtcacccacgCACCGCGGCTTTGCCTATGTGCTGCCCCAGCCTGTGGAGGGCGAGGTGGGGCCAGCTGCCCCGGGGCCTGCGCCCCCACCCGTGCCGACTGCTGTGCCCACACTGTGCCTGCCCCCCGAGGCTGACGCAGAGCCGGGGCGGCCCAAGAAGCGAGCCCACAGCCTGAATCGCTACGCAGCGTCTGACAGCGAGCCGGAGCGGGACGAGCTGCTGGTGCCTACTGCTGCGGGCCCCTATGCCACGGTCCAGCGGCGCGTGGGCCGCAGCCACTCGGTGAGGGCGCCTGCAGGTGCCGACAAGAACGTCAACCGCAGCCAGTCCTTCGCTGTGCGGCCCCGAAAGAAGGGGCCACCGCCGCCCCCGCCCAAGCGCTCCAGCTCGGCCCTGGCCAGTGCCAACCTGGCGGATGAGCCGGTGCCGGACGCTGAGCCTGAAGATGGCCTGCTGGGGGTCCGGGCACAGTGCCGGCGGGCCAGTGACCTGGCCGGCAGTGTGGACACGGGCAGTGCCGGCAGTGTGAAGAGCATTGCGGCCATGCTGGAGCTGTCCTCCATTGGGGGTGGGGGCCGGGCTGCCCGCAGGCCTCCCGAGGGCCACCCCACTCCCCGCCCTGCCAGCCCAGAGCCGGGTCGGGTGGCCACCGTGCTGGCCTCAGTGAAACACAAAGAGGCCATCGGGCCTGGCGGGGAGGTGGTGAACCGGCGCCGCACGCTCAGCGGGCCAGTCACTGGACTTCTGGCCACTGCCCGCCGGGGGCCTGGGGAGTCGGCAGACCCAGGGCTCTTTGTGGAGGATGGCACTGGCCGGCAGCGGCCTCGGGGTCCCTCCAAGGGCGAGGCAGGTGTTGAGGGCCCGCCCTTAGCCAGGGTGGAGGCCAGCGCCACACTCAAGAGGCGCATCCGGGCCAAGCAGAACCAGCAGGAGAACGTCAAGTTCATCCTGACCGAGTCTGACACGGTGAAGCGCCGGCCCAAGGCCAAGGAGCGGGAGGCCGGGCctgagccaccaccaccactgtccGTGTACCAGAATGGCACTGGCACCGTGCGCCGCCGACCGGCCTCGGAGCAGGCTGGGCCTCCGGAGCTGCCCCCACCGCCCCCGCCTGCCGAACCCCCGCCCACCGACCTGGCGCACCTACCCCCACTACCCCCGCCCGAGGGCGAAGCCCGGAAGCCGGCCAAGCCGCCTGTCTCTCCCAAGCCAGTCCTGACGCAGCCCATGCCCAAGATCCAGGGCTCGCCCACACCCACCTCCAAGAAGGTGCCGCTGCCAGGCCCTGGCAGCCCAG AGGTGAAGCGCGCCCACGGCACACCGCCGCCCGTGTCTCCcaagccgccgccgccgcccacGGCGCCCAAGCCCGCCAAGGTGGCCGCGGGGCTGCCTTCGGGCAGCGCTGGCCCTTCGCCCGCACCCTCGCCCGCGCGCCAGCCGCCCGCCGCCCTCGCCAAGCCGCCCGGTACGCCGCCCTCGCTGGGCACCAGCCCTGTCAAGCCCCCGTCCCCCGGCGCGCCCGCGCTGCACGTGCCCGCCAAGCCCCCgcgcgccgccgccgctgccgccgccgcgcCCCCCGCCCCAACCGAAGGCGCCTCGCCCGGGGACAGCGCCCGGCAGAAGCTGGAGGAGACAAGCGCATGCTTGGCCGCGGCGCTCCAGGCGGTGGAGGAGAAAATCCGGCAGGAGGACGCGCAGGGCCCGCG CGACTCGGCGGCGGAAAAGAGCACGGGCAGCATCCTGGACGACATCGGCAGCATGTTCGACGACCTGGCCGACCAGCTGGACGCCATGCTGGAGTGA
- the CASKIN1 gene encoding caskin-1 isoform X1: MGKEQELVQAVKAEDVGTAQRLLQRPRPGKAKLLGSTKKINVNFQDPDGFSALHHAALNGNTELISLLLEAQAAVDIKDNKGMRPLHYAAWQGRKEPMKLVLKAGSAVNIPSDEGHIPLHLAAQHGHYDVSEMLLQHQSNPCMVDNSGKTPLDLACEFGRVGVVQLLLSSNMCAALLEPRPGDATDPNGTSPLHLAAKNGHIDIIRLLLQAGIDINRQTKSGTALHEAALCGKTEVVRLLLDSGINAHVRNTYSQTALDIVHQFTTSQASREIKQLLREASAALQVRATKDYCNNYDLTSLNVKAGDIITVLEQHPDGRWKGCIHDNRTGNDRVGYFPSSLGEAIVKRAGSRAGTEPSLPQGSSSSGPSAPPEEIWVLRKPFAGGDRSGSISGVAGSRGSGGHTLHAGSEGIKLLATVLSQKSVSESSPGDSPAKPPEGSAGAARSQPPVAHTGQIYGEQPPKKLEPASEGKSAEAVSQWLTAFQLQLYAPNFINAGYDLPTISRMTPEDLTAIGVTKPGHRKKIAAEISGLSIPDWLPEHKPANLAVWLSMIGLAQYYKVLVDNGYENIDFITDITWEDLQEIGITKLGHQKKLMLAVRKLAELQKAEYAKYEGGPLRRKAPQSLEVMAIESPPPPEPTPADCQSPKMTTFQDSELSDELQAAMTGPAEVGTTAEKPSSHLPPTPRATTRQESSLSGRARHMSSSQELLGDGPPGPSSPMSRSQEYLLDEGPAPGTPPKEARPGRHGHSVKRASVPPVPGKPRQVLPPGTSHFTPPQTPTKTRPGSPQALGGPHGPAPATAKVKPTPQLLPPTERPMSPRSLPQSPTHRGFAYVLPQPVEGEVGPAAPGPAPPPVPTAVPTLCLPPEADAEPGRPKKRAHSLNRYAASDSEPERDELLVPTAAGPYATVQRRVGRSHSVRAPAGADKNVNRSQSFAVRPRKKGPPPPPPKRSSSALASANLADEPVPDAEPEDGLLGVRAQCRRASDLAGSVDTGSAGSVKSIAAMLELSSIGGGGRAARRPPEGHPTPRPASPEPGRVATVLASVKHKEAIGPGGEVVNRRRTLSGPVTGLLATARRGPGESADPGLFVEDGTGRQRPRGPSKGEAGVEGPPLARVEASATLKRRIRAKQNQQENVKFILTESDTVKRRPKAKEREAGPEPPPPLSVYQNGTGTVRRRPASEQAGPPELPPPPPPAEPPPTDLAHLPPLPPPEGEARKPAKPPVSPKPVLTQPMPKIQGSPTPTSKKVPLPGPGSPEVKRAHGTPPPVSPKPPPPPTAPKPAKVAAGLPSGSAGPSPAPSPARQPPAALAKPPGTPPSLGTSPVKPPSPGAPALHVPAKPPRAAAAAAAAPPAPTEGASPGDSARQKLEETSACLAAALQAVEEKIRQEDAQGPRDSAAEKSTGSILDDIGSMFDDLADQLDAMLE, encoded by the exons TCAACTTCCAGGACCCAGATGG CTTCTCGGCTCTGCACCACGCGGCCCTGAACGGCAACACGGAATTGATCAGCCTGCTGCTGGAGGCCCAGGCCGCTGTGGACATCAAGGACAACAAAG GCATGCGGCCGCTGCACTATGCGGCCTGGCAGGGCCGGAAGGAGCCCATGAAGCTGGTGCTGAAGGCGGGCTCGGCCGTGAACATCCCGTCTGATGAGGGCCACATCCCCCTGCACCTGGCAGCCCAGCATGGTCACTATGATGTG TCTGAGATGCTGCTACAGCACCAGTCTAACCCATGCATGGTGGACAACTCGGGGAAGACGCCCCTGGACCTGGCCTGCGAGTTCGGccgcgttggg GTGGTCCAGCTGCTCCTCAGCAGCAACATGTGTGCGGCGCTGCTGGAGCCCCGCCCGGGAGATGCCACCGACCCCAACGGCACCAGCCCTTTGCACCTCGCAGCCAAGAATGGCCACATCGACATCATCAG gctcctcctccaagCCGGCATCGACATTAACCGCCAGACCAAGTCCGGCACGGCCCTGCATGAGGCTGCGCTCTGCGGGAAGACAGAGGTGGTGCGGCTGCTGCTGGAT AGCGGGATCAATGCCCACGTGAGGAACACCTACAGCCAGACAGCCCTGGACATCGTGCACCAGTTCACCACATCCCAGGCCAGCAGGGAGATCAAGCAGCTGTTGCGAG AGGCCTCAGCGGCCCTGCAGGTCCGGGCGACCAAGGATTATTGCAACAATTACGACCTGACCAGCCTCAATGTGAAGGCGGGGGACATCATCACA GTCCTCGAGCAGCATCCAGATGGCCGGTGGAAGGGCTGTATCCATGACAACCGGACGGGTAATGACCGGGTGGGTTACTTCCCGTCCTCCTTGGGCGAGGCCATCGTCAAGCGAGCAG GTTCCCGAGCAGGCACTGAGCCAAGCCTGCCGCAGGGAAGCAGCTCATCGGGACCTTCTGCACCCCCAGAGGAGATCTGGGTGCTGAGGAAGCCTTTTGCAG GTGGGGACCGAAGCGGCAGCATTAGCGGCGTGGCTGGCAGCCGGGGCAGCGGGGGCCACACCCTACACGCGGGCTCTGAGGGTATCAAG CTCCTGGCAACAGTGCTTTCCCAGAAGTCCGTCTCCGAGTCCAGCCCAGGGGACAGCCCCGCCAAGCCTCCAGAAGGCTCTGCAG GTGCGGCCCGGTCCCAGCCTCCAGTGGCCCATACAGGGCAGATCTATGGGGAGCAGCCGCCCAAGAAGCTGGAGCCAGCATCGGAGGGCAAG AGCGCCGAGGCCGTGAGCCAATGGCTCACCGCGTTCCAGCTGCAGCTCTACGCCCCCAACTTCATCAACGCTGGCTACGACCTGCCCACCATCAGCCGCATGACCCCCGAG GACCTCACGGCCATTGGTGTCACCAAGCCGGGCCACCGGAAGAAGATCGCGGCAGAGATCAGCGGCCTAAGCATCCCCGACTGGCTGCCTGAGCACAAACCC GCTAACCTGGCCGTGTGGCTGTCCATGATCGGCCTGGCCCAGTACTACAAGGTGTTGGTGGACAATGGCTATGAGAACATCGATTTCATCACTGATATCACCTGGGAGGACCTGCAGGAGATCGGCATCACCAAGCTGG GACACCAGAAGAAGCTGATGCTGGCTGTGAGGAAGCTGGCAGAGCTGCAGAAGGCTGAATATGCCAAGTATGAGGGGGGCCCCCTGCGCCGGAAGGCGCCCCAGTCACTTGAAGTGATGGCCATTGAGTCTCCGCCCCCGCCTGAGCCCACACCGGCCGACTGCCAGTCCCCTAAAATGACCACCTTCCAGGACAGCGAGCTCAGTGATGAGCTGCAGGCTGCCATGACTGGCCCAGCTGAGGTGGGGACCACAGCTGAGAAGCCCTCCAGCCATCTGCCACCCACTCCGAGGGCCACCACACGGCAGGAGTCCAGCCTGAGTGGTCGGGCACGGCACATGAGCAGCTCACAGGAGCTGCTGGGCGACGGGCCCCCTGGGCCCAGCAGCCCCATGTCTCGAAGCCAGGAGTACCTGCTGGATGAAGGCCCGGCTCCCGGCACCCCGCCCaaggaggccaggccaggccgCCACGGTCACAGCGTCAAGAGGGCCAGCGTGCCCCCTGTGCCTGGCAAGCCACGGCAGGTCCTCCCACCAGGCACCAGCCACTTCACGCCCCCGCAGACTCCCACCAAAACCCGACCAGGCTCTCCCCAGGCCCTTGGGGGACCTCATGGTCCAGCCCCAGCTACAGCCAAGGTGAAGCCTACCCCGCAGCTGCTGCCGCCAACAGAGCGCCCCATGTCACCCCGctccctgcctcagtcacccacgCACCGCGGCTTTGCCTATGTGCTGCCCCAGCCTGTGGAGGGCGAGGTGGGGCCAGCTGCCCCGGGGCCTGCGCCCCCACCCGTGCCGACTGCTGTGCCCACACTGTGCCTGCCCCCCGAGGCTGACGCAGAGCCGGGGCGGCCCAAGAAGCGAGCCCACAGCCTGAATCGCTACGCAGCGTCTGACAGCGAGCCGGAGCGGGACGAGCTGCTGGTGCCTACTGCTGCGGGCCCCTATGCCACGGTCCAGCGGCGCGTGGGCCGCAGCCACTCGGTGAGGGCGCCTGCAGGTGCCGACAAGAACGTCAACCGCAGCCAGTCCTTCGCTGTGCGGCCCCGAAAGAAGGGGCCACCGCCGCCCCCGCCCAAGCGCTCCAGCTCGGCCCTGGCCAGTGCCAACCTGGCGGATGAGCCGGTGCCGGACGCTGAGCCTGAAGATGGCCTGCTGGGGGTCCGGGCACAGTGCCGGCGGGCCAGTGACCTGGCCGGCAGTGTGGACACGGGCAGTGCCGGCAGTGTGAAGAGCATTGCGGCCATGCTGGAGCTGTCCTCCATTGGGGGTGGGGGCCGGGCTGCCCGCAGGCCTCCCGAGGGCCACCCCACTCCCCGCCCTGCCAGCCCAGAGCCGGGTCGGGTGGCCACCGTGCTGGCCTCAGTGAAACACAAAGAGGCCATCGGGCCTGGCGGGGAGGTGGTGAACCGGCGCCGCACGCTCAGCGGGCCAGTCACTGGACTTCTGGCCACTGCCCGCCGGGGGCCTGGGGAGTCGGCAGACCCAGGGCTCTTTGTGGAGGATGGCACTGGCCGGCAGCGGCCTCGGGGTCCCTCCAAGGGCGAGGCAGGTGTTGAGGGCCCGCCCTTAGCCAGGGTGGAGGCCAGCGCCACACTCAAGAGGCGCATCCGGGCCAAGCAGAACCAGCAGGAGAACGTCAAGTTCATCCTGACCGAGTCTGACACGGTGAAGCGCCGGCCCAAGGCCAAGGAGCGGGAGGCCGGGCctgagccaccaccaccactgtccGTGTACCAGAATGGCACTGGCACCGTGCGCCGCCGACCGGCCTCGGAGCAGGCTGGGCCTCCGGAGCTGCCCCCACCGCCCCCGCCTGCCGAACCCCCGCCCACCGACCTGGCGCACCTACCCCCACTACCCCCGCCCGAGGGCGAAGCCCGGAAGCCGGCCAAGCCGCCTGTCTCTCCCAAGCCAGTCCTGACGCAGCCCATGCCCAAGATCCAGGGCTCGCCCACACCCACCTCCAAGAAGGTGCCGCTGCCAGGCCCTGGCAGCCCAG AGGTGAAGCGCGCCCACGGCACACCGCCGCCCGTGTCTCCcaagccgccgccgccgcccacGGCGCCCAAGCCCGCCAAGGTGGCCGCGGGGCTGCCTTCGGGCAGCGCTGGCCCTTCGCCCGCACCCTCGCCCGCGCGCCAGCCGCCCGCCGCCCTCGCCAAGCCGCCCGGTACGCCGCCCTCGCTGGGCACCAGCCCTGTCAAGCCCCCGTCCCCCGGCGCGCCCGCGCTGCACGTGCCCGCCAAGCCCCCgcgcgccgccgccgctgccgccgccgcgcCCCCCGCCCCAACCGAAGGCGCCTCGCCCGGGGACAGCGCCCGGCAGAAGCTGGAGGAGACAAGCGCATGCTTGGCCGCGGCGCTCCAGGCGGTGGAGGAGAAAATCCGGCAGGAGGACGCGCAGGGCCCGCG CGACTCGGCGGCGGAAAAGAGCACGGGCAGCATCCTGGACGACATCGGCAGCATGTTCGACGACCTGGCCGACCAGCTGGACGCCATGCTGGAGTGA